In a genomic window of Gadus macrocephalus chromosome 9, ASM3116895v1:
- the pus7 gene encoding pseudouridylate synthase 7 homolog: MEETEPALVPVLGGEKRVCPEEEKGEAVPSKKPRVNDNNGGKSKHPVKDDEDEEEEMPKDGEEEEEDGETFADMMKHGLTELDVGILKFISEHKGFSGILKERYSDFVVHEINREGKTVQLDDLSIPPEEEEAPEPEPAAEDPDVLTEEQKKELGELQLFKNKEGDVSIEVVDDTKEKRTQIHKAIKTQFPGLETKTEERDTHKFIVAYHAAGKKALAAPRKHSWPKNRGAFCHFVLYKENKDTMDSINVLSKFLRLRPNVFSYMGTKDKRAITVQEIAVLRITAERLSHLNKCLNNFKLGNFCYKNHPLKLGELQGNHFTVVLRNISGSQEQVEQALKSLKETGFINYYGMQRFGTTAVPTYQVGKAILRNDWSEVVDLILKPRPGAEKGYLVRCREEWAKSQDPEAALKKLPVKRCVEGQLLRGLCMYGKKNVVTAFGLIPRNNRLMYIHSYQSVVWNTMVSRRIEAFGLNAVEGDLVLKGGTAHMLSAEEAKGLSIHDIVMPLPGYDVIYPSHHVGKGYREMLTADGLDIDTMRHKVKDYSLAGAYRRVVIRPSDVSWQVIQYDDPRVSLVHTDVEKLEDKPGPVFNTEGKYRALRMEFSLPPSTYATMAIREVLKMDTSIKNQTQLNTTWFN, encoded by the exons ATGGAAGAAACGGAACCCGCACTGGTCCCTGTCCTAGGAGGTGAAAAGCGCGTCTGTcccgaggaggagaagggggaggctgTGCCTTCGAAGAAACCCAGGGTTAATGATAATAATGGAGGCAAATCCAAACACCCAGTCaaagatgatgaggatgaggaggaggaaatgcccaaagatggggaggaggaggaggaggatggagagaccTTTGCGGACATGATGAAACATGGGCTGACGGAGTTGGATGTTGGAATTCTCAAGTTCATCAGCGAGCATAAGGGATTCTCTGGTATTCTGAAGGAGAG ATATTCTGACTTTGTTGTTCATGAGATCAACAGAGAAGGCAAGACTGTGCAGTTGGATGACCTATCCATTCCTCCAGAGGAAGAG GAGGCCCCAGAGCCTGAGCCCGCAGCAGAAGACCCTGACGTCCTGACCgaggagcagaagaaggagCTGGGGGAACTGCAGCTGTTTAAGAACAAGGAGGGCGACGTCTccatagag GTCGTGGACGACACCAAAGAGAAGCGGACCCAGATCCACAAGGCCATCAAGACCCAGTTCCCCGGTCTGGAGACAAAGACTGAGGAGCGGGACACTCACAAGTTCATCGTGGCCTACCATGCCGCGGGCAAGAAGGCCCTGGCAG CACCGCGGAAACACTCCTGGCCCAAAAACCGCGGCGCTTTCTGCCACTTCGTGCTCTACAAGGAGAACAAGGATACTATGGATTCCATCAACGTTCTCTCCAAGTTCCTCAG GCTCAGACCGAATGTCTTCTCCTACATGGGAACCAAGGACAAGCGGGCCATCACCGTACAAGAGATCGCCGTTCTCAG GATCACTGCAGAGCGACTGTCTCACCTCAACAAGTGCCTGAATAACTTCAAGCTGGGGAACTTCTGCTACAAGAACCATCCCCTGAAGCTCGGGGAGCTCCAGGGCAATCACTTCACCGTGGTCCTCAG GAACATCTCGGGAAGCCAAGAGCAGGTGGAGCAGGCCCTGAAGTCCCTGAAGGAGACGGGCTTCATCAACTACTACGGCATGCAGCGCTTCGGCACCACCGCCGTGCCCACCTACCAGGTTGGAAA GGCCATCCTGAGGAATGACTGGAGCGAGGTGGTTGACCTGATCCTGAAGCCGAGACCGGGAG CGGAGAAAGGCTATCTGGTGCGCTGCCGGGAGGAGTGGGCCAAGTCCCAGGACCCGGAGGCCGCCCTGAAGAAGCTGCCGGTCAAGCGCTGCGTGGAGGGCCAGCTCCTGCGGGGCCTCTGCATGTACGGCAAGAAGAACGTCGTCACCGCTTTCGGCCTG ATCCCGCGTAACAACCGCCTGATGTACATCCACAGCTACCAGAGCGTGGTGTGGAACACCATGGTGAGCCGCAGGATCGAGGCCTTCGGCCTGAATGCGGTGGAGGGCGACCTGGTGCTGAAAGGAG GCACAGCACACATGTTATCTGCAGAGGAAGCAAAGGGCCTCTCTATCCATGATATTGTCATGCCTCTGCCTGGCTATGACGTCATCTACCCCTCCCACCATG TGGGGAAAGGCTACAGGGAGATGCTGACGGCCGACGGCCTAGACATCGACACCATGAGGCACAAGGTGAAGGACTACTCGCTGGCCGGGGCCTACAGACGCGTGGTCATCCGGCCCAGTGACGTCAGCTG GCAGGTGATCCAGTATGATGACCCCAGAGTCTCCCTGGTGCACACGGACGTGGAGAAGCTTGAGGACAAACCGGGCCCAGTGTTCAACACCG AGGGCAAGTACCGAGCCCTGCGCATGGagttctccctccccccctccacctacGCTACCATGGCGATCCGGGAGGTGCTCAAGATGGACACCAGCATCAAGAACCAGACCCAGCTCAACACCACGTGGTTCAACTGA
- the LOC132464156 gene encoding endonuclease domain-containing 1 protein-like encodes MTQGDLQERLVPACRKFLYMSTLPQGNQGPQLELICQYYNGKARFVTLYDTLHRIPVYSAYTFKRSDGSRKVDVPWMYEPQLSIAMGSRDMEQFPQRDLHRSAEDAQAVLEDYRDTVDIVRGQLNPDQHQSEFDDQAATYTMTNVVPLIKEFSEGPWAAQEKVTRQRLNNYCRGTAYVVTGVLTSGRALRRFDADRVAVPDYVWSAYCCDDYDCNAPYHEFSRFPAFASLGRNRRLDNTVEETSVQQLEDFIKRATGKTVNIFYKDCK; translated from the exons ATGACACAAGGGGACCTTCAGGAAAGGCTAGTCCCTGCCTGCCGTAAGTTTCTGTACATGAGCACGCTGCCACAGGGAAACCAAGGCCCGCAGCTGGAGCTGATCTGCCAGTACTACAATGGGAAGGCCCGCTTTGTGACTCTGTACGACACGCTCCACCGGATCCCTGTCTATTCTGCCTACACCTTCAAGCGCTCCGACGGTTCCCGGAAGGTCGACGTTCCTTGGATGTATGAGCCACAG CTTTCCATAGCCATGGGTTCACGGGACATGGAGCAGTTCCCTCAGAGGGACCTCCACCGGAGCGCTGAGGACGCCCAGGCGGTGCTGGAAGACTACCGGGACACCGTGGACATCGTGCGTGGCCAGCTCAACCCGGACCAGCACCAGAGCGAATTCGACGACCAGGCGGCGACCTACACCATGACCAACGTGGTCCCGCTGATCAAGGAGTTCAGCGAGGGACCCTGGGCGGCGCAGGAGAAGGTCACGCGCCAGCGACTCAACAACTACTGCCGGGGCACAGCGTACGTCGTGACCGGAGTGTTGACCTCCGGAAGGGCCCTGCGTCGCTTCGACGCCGACCGCGTGGCCGTTCCCGACTACGTGTGGTCGGCGTACTGCTGCGACGACTATGACTGCAACGCGCCGTACCACGAGTTCTCCCGGTTCCCCGCGTTCGCCTCTCTGGGGCGCAACAGAAGGCTGGACAATACGGTGGAGGAGACGTCCGTCCAGCAGTTGGAGGACTTCATCAAGAGAGCGACTGGCAAGACGgtcaatattttttataaggATTGTAAATGA
- the aplnr2 gene encoding apelin receptor 2, whose translation MAHLPRWKSDLPMETNMSDPGYGSSPYPSPSPPALPQCDYTDWSPSYSIIPSVYLLAFLVGCLGNGLVLWAYLNRAEGRKAGRTSRTTGAATTISRAFLGKIFLSSRYDVRAGGGLRGDRLDGTSGRYTATPGGGGGGGGGGGAPPCSHPTSSVPSPPRPPRSLTDSLIASLALADLCFLVTLPLWAAYTALGYHWPFGQPLCQVSSFLTALNMYASVFSLSVLSVERYWVLIGRQHSGHHAPNGRPGRTRRVLGGVWALAGVLALPGFLLRSVVEVELGEDAADADYDWTPGPAEPSAYPGGDVLLSCQMDYSVLIGDDLSDPERERAKLWWAAALSLKSTLIGFLLPLVVLLACYCSLAHLLSRHFGRGPRPDRRRQRRLLRVIVSLVLAFFLCWLPLHVNKTADLLLELGLVPYSCSLDQALLAAQPYVTCLAYLNSCLNPLLYAACDSSFRRRCREALLLQCPSRRTRKRRSQRGREGAPAEGGGRGDGEGEDEKSSAFPTRTQEETADGSGGEGGREEEEEGRKAKRIDVA comes from the coding sequence ATGGCACACCTTCCGCGATGGAAGTCGGATCTACCGATGGAGACCAATATGTCCGACCCAGGGTATGgctcctccccctacccctccccctcccccccggcacTCCCCCAGTGTGACTACACCGACTGGTCCCCGTCCTACTCCATCATCCCCTCCGTCTACCTACTGGCCTTCCTGGTGGGTTGCCTGGGCAACGGCCTGGTGCTCTGGGCATACCTGAACCGGGCTGAGGGAAGGAAGGCCGGGCGGACCTCCAGAACCACCGGTGCCGCGACCACCATCAGCAGAGCGTTCCTCGGCAAAATCTTCCTGAGCAGTCGGTACGACGTCCGCGCCGGCGGGGGTCTCCGTGGAGACCGCCTCGACGGGACCTCAGGCCGCTACACGGCCAcacccggcggcggcggcggtggcggcggcggcggcggagcacCCCCTTGTTCCCACCCTACGTCCTCCGTTCCGTCCCCTCCGCGCCCCCCGCGTTCGCTGACCGACTCCCTGATCGCGAGCCTGGCCTTAGCCGACCTGTGCTTCCTGGTCACTCTGCCCCTGTGGGCGGCGTACACGGCGCTGGGCTACCACTGGCCGTTCGGACAGCCCCTCTGCCAGGTCAGCAGCTTCCTGACGGCGCTCAACATGTACGCCAGCGTGTTCAGCCTCAGCGTGCTGAGCGTGGAGCGCTACTGGGTGCTGATTGGGCGGCAGCACTCGGGCCACCACGCCCCCAACGGCCGCCCCGGCAGGACGCGCCGGGTGCTGGGGGGAGTGTGGGCGCTGGCGGGGGTTCTGGCGCTTCCCGGTTTCCTGCTGCGCTCCGTCGtagaggtggagctgggggaggaCGCCGCCGACGCCGACTACGACTGGACGCCGGGGCCCGCGGAGCCGTCGGCGTACCCCGGCGGCGACGTCCTGCTCTCCTGCCAGATGGACTACTCCGTGCTCATCGGCGACGACCTGTCGGACCCCGAGCGGGAGCGGGCCAAGCTGTGGTGGGCGGCCGCCCTGAGTCTGAAGTCCACCCTGATCGGCTTCCTCCTGCCCCTCGTGGTCCTGCTGGCGTGCTACTGCTCGCTGGCCCACCTCCTGAGCCGCCACTTCGGCCGCGGGCCCCGGCCCGACcgccggcggcagcggcggctccTGCGGGTCATCGTCAGCCTGGTGCTGGCCTTCTTCCTGTGCTGGCTGCCGCTGCACGTCAACAAGACGGCggacctgctgctggagctggggCTGGTGCCGTACTCCTGCTCCCTGGACCAGGCCCTGCTGGCCGCCCAGCCCTACGTCACGTGCCTGGCCTACCTCAACAGCTGCCTCAACCCGCTGCTGTACGCCGCGTGCGACTCCTCCttcaggaggaggtgcagggaggCCCTGCTCCTCCAGTGCCCATCGCGGAGgaccaggaagaggaggagtcagaggggGCGCGAAGGGGCGCCGgccgagggaggaggaagaggagacgggGAGGGGGAAGATGAGAAGAGCTCCGCTTTTCCCACGAGAACTCAGGAGGAGACGGCGGATGgcagcgggggggagggggggagggaggaggaggaggaggggaggaaggcgaAGAGGATTGATGTCGCGTAG